The region taaaatacccttatgttgtggtagatgttgtagtaatagtagtagtagtaataataataataataataataataatactaataataataataattctttcaaataataataataataataataataattctttccaaataataataataataataataattctttcaaataataataataataattctttcaaaataataataataataataataatcctttcaatttttttttttaaaaaaagacaaagggtataagaggaggggcaaaattgtctttacaccaacaaattgcccctctccaccgaattgcaattcatggggggtaccccatgaattgcaattcatcatttggagggaattgcaattccgcagaattgcaattctttccaaccaaacactgtagtttgggaattcactgaattgcaataatgaattgcaattccccccaaactacatccaaccaaacaggccattagAGTTTTAATGAGTTTTGTAGACTTcttaatatgaattttttttataaaaaaattaaaaatgtttgtcagacttttatagactcatacaaaatttatgaaagtttaacattttttattagtttaaaTAGATTATATGGATGTCATTTAAAATCCATTGCTTTAGAAATCTTTGAAATTTATAAatgtcttgattgaatacactttaaaaatcatttttcagaatGCATAGCTCTATAAAATGATAGAATAGGCCCTACaattgtcaaattaaaaatcattttgttcTCCATTTATCTcaatttgtttttataggtaatttgattaaattcattttaacttaaaattaggaggggtaaaggatgtcatttatttaaaaagaattaaaatgaaaaaaagtttagaagttactaacttattttatcttcaaaaaagttactaacttatttttgaaacatttcaaaataaactattattttaagctactatcTTATTTTTGAAACATTCTTATAGCTTTAACAGtttttcagatttcagcttcgaacatatagtttttcagttttcagctacttttcagctttcagctacctttttagctatgtttgccaaacataactTAGTTTactaatagcttaaaataagctcgTAAATATGCTTTGTCAAACAAAGCCTACATCTTAGTTAGACTTATAAataacttaaaatttaaaatattttaagaataactAAAAGCAATGAAGTACTGAGTATTTGGTTActttcatgttattttcattatatttctcGTACAGTGAATTAATTTACCCATAATCTAGCTAAAGCAGTTGGTTTTCAGTCTGGCTATGTGTATTAAAATGTCGTTGAATTgcttctttaaaataaaataaaataaaaaacaaaaaagaaaaacagagaTATGCatctattaaataaataatgtattcaGTATTTTAGTTTAATATTACCACAACCACTCTCTTCACCAAATGCTTAAAGCCTTAAATGATAAAGCTGATTAAGGGGTTGGTGAAACACGTGCTATACTCAAGATTCAGATCCCATTTCCATATCACATTCCAACCAAAACGGATATACCAATTATAAATGGTCAAAATGGAATCCACATTAATAGATTCCATttgaaatttaaacttttaattatgtcattattatctttttctttgaatttattttattttcatcccAATAATATAGTCAAAATTCTAAAAGTTGATGTAAATTCATATAACATTGATATAATTAATCTTATTAATCTCCATATTACATTACATTAGATtgacataataaaaataaaaaacagtactatattcaagaattaaaaaaagactaatttttaattaaaataaataaccatttctttttttttttaaagaaccaTTTCTTAATTACcttgtaataattaaaaaaatgagtaATTTCCAACCTTAACCCGTCTGTCTCTCTTTATATGAAGGCCAGCAGGAGTCCAAAAATCCTAGACTTGTTTCAACCTCTGTGCCGTGCTCTTAGTGATCGAGTAGAGAAAAATCATGGCCCTGCTTTCTGATTTGATCAACCTTGATCTCTCCGAAACCACCGATAAAATCATTGTTGAATACATATGGTtggttgctttttttttttttttttttggattttcatttttatacttGTTTTCCTGTACTTTATTGTATGTATACATGCATGCACTGCTTGTTTTGGTTGATGTGTGTGAATTCCTAATATTTTTTCTGATGTGGGTGTTTTCCATTGAATAGGATTGATGGAACTGGTTTGGGCCTGAGGAGCAAAGCCAGGGTAATTTGTTATACATATAATTCTCTGTtctgtgtgtgtgagagagatttTGATCAGACTGTTAACTTAGTATGTACAAGGTTACTGGTTCGGCTCTAAACAGATCAGCTATGTAACTTAGATTGGTTGATCTATTGTGGAACCACTCTCTGTAGTGGTTGTGGGTTTCttttgtattataaaagaaaaaagggaatttttttgctatttttaaaggaattttggGAATTAatgatttgtttgtttattgaATTACAGACCATTCCTAAGGCTGTAAAAGACCCTTCTGAGCTTCCAAAGTGGAACTATGATGGTTCTAGCACTGGCCAGGCTCCTGGAGAGGACAGTGAAGTCATCCTATAGTATGATCCTTATACtttatattcctttttttaggcatatttattttatgattgttttaaaacttgtttttggattttttttaaaattacaaattctaTTCTTTTGGTTATAGTCCTCAGGCAATTTTCAGGGACCCTTTTAGAAGAGGCAACAATATTCTTGTAAGTTGGAGTTTGGgatttctattttaaaaaattgaaatttatttaagtttgcttattattatattattttaataaaaaaaaattcctttaaaaaaaatcattacagGTGATGTGTGATGCTTATACTCCAGCAGGTGAGCCTATCCCAACAAACAAGAGATATAATGCAGCAAAAATATTTAACCATCCAGATGTTGTTGCTGAAGAGCCAtggtattatatatttacatcatttttaatttaatttaattttagcaggctaaaataattattgtttcctttttaaatgatttttattttaaataaacattaaagGTATGGAATAGAGCAAGAGTATACTCTGTTGCAGAAAGATGTGACATGGCCACTTGGTTGGCCTGTGGGAGGATTTCCAGGGCCTCAGGtaattcattaatcattcttcattactaagtatttccattattttatttcactAATTCCCCGCTATTTCATGAGAAAGTGAGAAAGTAgttttgaacagatactacattgtttTAGAGTCATAGTACTTTTTAATGTTGAGAATTTTTATTGTGTAGTTATGAATTTCAAGATATTTTCCCTAATTAGTAATTCAATATCTCTATACTAAAATTAGTTTACTGTACCTAATTGTGTGAGGATAGGGACCATACTATTGTGGAATTGGTGCCGACAAGGCTTTTGGGAGGGACATTGTGGACTCTCACTATAAGGCCTGTTTGTATGCTGGTATTAACATCAGTGGCATCAATGGTGAAGTTATGCCGGGACAGGTAATTTGCGGGGGGAAAAGAACACTGATAGATGATTCATTCTCATGACTACCAATTTCTTCAACTACTCTTCCATGTTTCTTTGTTCAGTGGGAATTTCAAGTCGGTCCTTCTGTTGGAATTAGTGCCGGTGATGAAGTCTGGGTGGCTCGTTACATTCTTGAGGTATTAGATCGCAAAATCACATGTAATCGTGAATGATATTGCTGATTCACCATCTAATGAACACGACATTGTCTGGTTTAACAGAGGATTACTGAGATAGCTGGAGTCGTTCTCTCCTTTGATCCCAAACCTATCCCGGTTAGAGTCTTTTGTATATGCTATTTCGCTGTGTTGGACCGTATGTTTTATATGGCTTCAAATTTAGTTGAAACTTATGAATCGGTTTGTGATAGGGCGATTGGAATGGAGCTGGTGCACATACAAATTACAGGTACACTAAATGATACTGCTAGTTAACTGGTTCTAGTTTTAAGGTGGTTTTTAGGTATATGTGAAGAAAAAGgggttgaaaattgaaattgtgTTTATCTATTAACAGCACTAAGTCCATGAGGAATGATGGAGGGTTTGAAGTGATAAAGAAGGCAATCTCAAAACTAGGCCTGAAGCACAAAGAACACATTGCTGCTTATGGCGAAGGCAATGAACGCCGCCTCACCGGAAGGCATGAAACGGCTAGTATCGATAGATTCTCATGGGTAATATTCGCTCTTTCTCTTTAATCAACTCTAAAACATAGAGAGCGTTTAGTAGCTTTTGTTTTAAGGTTTTCAGTTTTAAGCTAGCTTATAAGTTAGGTATGTCGAGCAGAACCTTAGTGTTATTGCGTTTGCTCTTCATTGTGTGTTATACATTGGTTGTGGTTCGTGTTGTAGGGTGTGGCGAATCGCGGAGCCTCGGTTAGGGTTGGCAGGGACACGGAGAAAGAGGGCAAGGGCTATTTCGAGGATAGGAGGCCTGCGTCGAATATGGATCCTTACGTGGTTACTTCTATGGTCGCGGAAACAACTATTATCTGGAAGCCATGAAAGGGCTGAACTTGAAGTTGTATTTTACTTTTGTTACTACCCTACCCTTCCCTGCATTTCTATTCTAAAATGCTCTAATGTTTCACATTGATTTGGCatgttatttttcttaaatgaaattatggtTTGTAAGGGTCCAAGAATTGGAGTTCATTGTATcttttgtttataaataataatacagtGTCTCAAAACTAGATTAACTCTATTTATCTCCTTATGAAATTAGGGTAGGTTCATGAAATCCAATATATAATCTATTGAATTCAGGAATCCTAGGTTactaaaatgaacaaaaaacaataacaGGGGAAGCCTAATTCCCTTTAACCATTGAGTTTGTACTCATCCTTGGTGTTTTCCATGAGGGGAAGGAGTTTGGACCATTCAATTAAAGTACTAGTAAATGGCAGACtcaacaaaacaaagcaaaaataaaaaataaaaaaaaatacattgagatattttaaattatttgacaaaacagTTTGTGggattttaaaagaaaattttttatgtaCTAACTGGTGTATGGTAcattagggaaaaaaaaactagcacATATTCAAtaagcttttagttgaaatatgccattttttttgagaaactcACAGCCATTATATGAAAGTGTGCACTTCATAAACTATATTCTTGTGTAATAGTGTCATAAACCACATAAGAAATGTAAATCTGACTAGGAAGATCATTACTCGAGAGTGTGCACTAGATAAACATTGCTATTGTGTAATAGTGCGCAAACCACACATGAGAGGTAAACAACACTTAAAAGGCCCTGTGACGAGTTTGGTCCAGAGGGAGTTAACGAGAATCGAACTTATGACATCTAAATACGAGAATCATGCTACCTACTTAGCTACCCTTTAATTCAACAATTTGAGATAATTGGTAAGCTAATGCAATTGAGCCATATTTTTTCTTAAGCACCCTGATCAAAATCCAAATTAATTTTACAGTAGcgaaaatatgaatatataaaaaaaaagtatcattttaaaatttggatGCATGGTGGGTGGTACTACAAATTTAAAACAGAAAGAGGATAGGGCAATAGGTTGGTCAGCATTTAAAACAAAGAACTATGCAAAATATCTTGTGAcctatgatttttaaaaaatggccGGTGGGGTCAAATGATTCCACTCTAACTTATGTAACTTTTATTTATGAGAAAACTTGTAACCGTTATTTAAATGGAATGGGTGAAATTTATCTTGTgatcttatttaaaaaaaatcacagtACAATAAGGTAAATCAATCTATGTTGTTTATACTTAACAAGTTCAAATCAATAAAACCAATAAACAAAAACTACGGAGAGTTAAACTTAGAactttgtgattatcaagtcaactgTCCGATTAACTTAATTGTGATTGTCTCTATTACTTTGTCAATAGGTTCAGAAGTTTTCTAAAGTAGGTATGAGTTTAAATCTTATTTCCTCCGTTACTCATACGATGATGATTGTCTTGCAAAATATCTTGcaacctataataataatattagttagTACCATTGTAAGTTGTAACTATACTTATGTTGCTTTGTAGACGCTTTTTCTATTTTGGttgattttctatttttattagtaCTAACTCCCTATTAGGTTTAGAGTTGTTCAAATAGTAGATATGAACCAAGTTTGAATACCATTTCTtctatatattattcataagaTAAATATAATGATGGTTGtcttgcattaaaaaaattatttcacgtgaagtaatattttattaaacaaatttagAGGGTTGAGTGTCACACTTTACTATTGTGATATATCTTCATTTTgtcaacaacaaatattttagtttattatGTTGTTGCAAATCCtattaaatttgttttcctttcaaGTTCAAATGCAATTTCTTTGTAAACAAACATATaggtcatgtttggtaacatagttagtttatcaattaatttgacttatttgacttctattagttgtttaacttggttaaacaaccaatttaagtgtttgattaattagttttttgtaacaacttattgcttcaaaacactaaaattcaaaaagttgttcaaagcaATTTTTTGAtcagttttttgagaaagtaattTTGCATGTACTCAGTTATCAGCTaatagttaatttaccaaacatctttatacaatcagctaatgttgtTAACTAATCAAAcccactaactcaatcagctaacagctatttaccgaTCACCCGATATACGTACTATTGGATAAGTATGCCATGTGCCATCATTATGGAGTATATATAAAGTGATGGCATGTCGGAAATTCCAATTACACCCTATAAGACAAAGAAAACGAGAAGAATGAGGTATATTATATTTAACTTTTTAAGAAGGGGTAACTACCATGTTTGAAGAGAATGGTAGGTTTAGTTGGTTTGTTGGGATGAAGCCATGAATGCATCTACCTCCCACACTCAACCATATGAATTAAAACCCATACTCAACCAAACTACTATACCAtcacattactttttttttttttggtccctATAGTTTAGGATCATACTAGATTGAACATCATGTACGTACGGCGTCTTGCAGTAGCctttcactttttaaaaaaagatcCTAATGTCATAATGTTATATCATTAAAATTGCATTTCACTACTATTTGATATACATTTATGGAATTCTAAAGCTAAGTTTATCCCTACAATATTTTCTTACTTTCAAAAATAGACACTACGCCATATCATCATATTTTCAATTCAGTCACTATTTTATTTACATCCATGTAATTCCAAcccaacaacaataacaaaataataataataataaacaaataagtaacaaataaaaagggaaaaagtaGACCCACTATTGTGACTTTGACGGCCTTTGTCAGTATTGCAATGTTTGCAAgccacatatttttttttttaaatgacgtAACATCTAGCCATGTCATcttgcaattgatgaaattatagaaatgaaaactcactttcaaaatataatatagtgaaaataatatACTAGTGTTTTATTTGTCTATTAAATTAAGGTTTGCACTTTCTCTATTTACTAAATAAaagttcaagaaaaaaaaaagaaattttaaaaaataaaaaggctaCAGTGGGAATCTGAAACAATAACTGAAATGGGAGCATGAGAAGGAGcactaatataattttgtagTATTGATTAATGAGTGTATTTCAGACCTGGGAACTTCCAATCTTTTGGCAACAACTAAAGAAACCAAAAAAGATACCTTGGAATAAAGGCACGTGCACAATTATAGTGCTATATGTTATTGCCATTATTTCAACTTTGAACCCTTTATGGAGGGCAGTCAGCATTGGATTCCACTCTTTAGCATtcattttttgtgcttaattattacgtagattattatttttcaattcatagtggtatttatttattttttagtacacCCTAACCTAACTATATTATCTGCTTAACAAATTATGCCGATTAAGATGCGACTCGAACTTGACACCTTCCTTATGAAAAGGAACAATAATGTCATCAAATCACAATGTATTTGCTTTTAGTGGGGTctattaatttaaaacaaataattattttttcttttctaaatttATAGATAATTTTATATCAGAGAGTAAACAAGATTTTAGTAAAAAACCTAACATTGTTGTTATTAACAACCGCACCACCGCAGCCGGTCACCACCACCTCCCTCCTCCGTAGCCAGGCCTCCGCCTCCCACCACCACCCCCGTCACACAAGCTTCTTCCTCCCTCCTTCCGTTTTCTTCTccttttaataaaattatatatacttttgggggggggggggggggtgaaatGTCCATTTCCCTCACTTGTTATGTCTTGTATACTGGTTTAGTTAATTTTAGGACAATCCAAAATGAAATGTTGTgaatttgtattatttaaatGTAAACTAATGATTAAGAATTAATTctctaataatttttaaattaacatacataTTGTATACATTCTCCATAATAAgttatgttcattttttaaaaatataaaatgagaaATAGCTACTGAATAtaacatttcaattttcaaacaaTTAAGGATAAGTAGCCTTACAAGAAATTATAGCATAATCTTATAAAaattacttttggtttgaaccTATGAACAACTCCAATGAGAGTTTCTCTACAACTATTGAACTTGCTCTAACACAGCTGAAATGTGGCATGTTTGGCGCGCAAACATTGCTGATGAGTAGACCTAGGAAAGGATCAAAGCAAAAAAATAGTAGGCGcgaatctttttctttttatttttgtgacgCTTCAAGAGATTATTGGTTGAAAAGAGCCCATATTAATCAATTATCAAATTGGTTCCGAAAATCAAGACTGGGGCTTTTTGATGGGTTGGAAGCACAAGAGATTGGTTGCGTGTACACCCACGCATGCAATAATACATACAAATGCAAGCATGA is a window of Ipomoea triloba cultivar NCNSP0323 chromosome 11, ASM357664v1 DNA encoding:
- the LOC115996826 gene encoding glutamine synthetase nodule isozyme-like; the protein is MALLSDLINLDLSETTDKIIVEYIWIDGTGLGLRSKARTIPKAVKDPSELPKWNYDGSSTGQAPGEDSEVILYPQAIFRDPFRRGNNILVMCDAYTPAGEPIPTNKRYNAAKIFNHPDVVAEEPWYGIEQEYTLLQKDVTWPLGWPVGGFPGPQGPYYCGIGADKAFGRDIVDSHYKACLYAGINISGINGEVMPGQWEFQVGPSVGISAGDEVWVARYILERITEIAGVVLSFDPKPIPGDWNGAGAHTNYSTKSMRNDGGFEVIKKAISKLGLKHKEHIAAYGEGNERRLTGRHETASIDRFSWGVANRGASVRVGRDTEKEGKGYFEDRRPASNMDPYVVTSMVAETTIIWKP